The genomic region tgagtgttagtcacatagcgatgtgaactggattattgactctagtgcaagtgggagactgttggaaatatgccttagaggcaataataaattggttattattatatttccttgttcatgataatcgtttattatccatgctagaattgtattgataggaaactcagatacatgtgtggatacatagacaacaccatgtccctagtaagcctctagttgactagctcgttgatcaatagatggtcatggtttcctgaccatggacattggatgtcgttgataacgggatcacatcattaggagaatgatgtgatggacaagacccaatcctaagcctagcacaagatcatgtagttcgtatgctaaagcttttctaatgtcaagtatcatttccttagaccatgagattgtgcaactcccggatactgtaggagtgctttgggtgtgccaaacgtcacaatgtaactgggtggctataaaggtacactacaggtatctccgaaagtgtctgttgggttgtcacgaatcgagactgggatttgtcactctgtgtaaacggagaggtatctctgggcccactcggtaggacatcatcataatgtgcacaatgtgatcaaggagttgatcacgggatgatgtgttacggaacgagtaaagagacttgccggtaacgagattgaacaaggtatcgggataccgacgatcgaatctcgggcaagtatcgtaccgatagacaaagggaattgtatacgggattgattacgtcctcgacatcgtggttcatccgatgagatcatcgaggagcatgtgggagccaacatgggtatcgagatcccgctgttggttattgaccggagagcgatctcggtcatgtctacatgtctcccaaacccgtagggtctacacacttaaggttcggtgacgctagggttgtagggatatgtatatgcagtaacctgaatgttgttcagagtcccggatgagatcccggatgtcacgaggagttccggaatggtccggaggtaaagaagtatatataggaagtgctatttcggccatcgggacaagtttcgggatcaccggtattgtaccgggaccaccgaaagggtcccgggggtccaccaggtggggccacctatcccggagggcctcatgggctgaagtgggaaggaatccagcccaaagtgggctggggcgccacttccccctagggcccattttcctaagggtgggggaaaccctaaggaagagtcctaagaggggaaggcacctcctaggtgccttggggaggagggattcctcccttggccgccgccccccctaggagattgcatctcctagggccggcgccccccccccccctaggctccctatatatagtgggggaaggagggcctctaaaaccacgcctttggtgcctccctctccctctccaacacatcctcctcctccatagagcttggcgaagccctgccggagtactgcagctccatcaccaccacgccgtcgtgctgctgctggagccatcttcctcaacctctcctccccccttgctagatcaagaaggaggagacgtcgctgctccgtacgtgtgttgaacgcggaggtgccgtccgttcggcgctaggatcatcggtgatttggatcacgacgagtacgactccatcaaccccattctcttgaacgcttccgtgcgcgatctacaagggtatgtagatccactcctccctcgttgctagatgactccatagattgatcttggtgacacgtaggaaaattttgaattattgctacgttacccaacagctgAGCCTTCAGCGCCTTCTCCGGTGCAGGAAGGAGACACTCGTCCGTGAGCGGCGGAAGCGCCGGCGGTGTCGCGGGTGGATCGCCCCGGAATGGCTTGAGCAGcccgacatggaagacatcatggatcCGTGCACCTGCCGGAAGCTGAAGACGGTACGCCACTTTGCCAATGCGTTCCAGGTTAGCAAAGGGACCGGCATAGCGAGGACCGAGCTTCTTCCTCGCGCGTGGGTCCAACGACTGCGTAGAGCGGTGAAGTAGACGCAGCCAGACCCAATcacccaccgcgaactccgcctcgcgatgGTGGCCATCATAGTATCGTTTAGCCAACTGCTGGGCCTGGAGGAGTCGTTGCTGGACCTCCGCGAGCATCTCATCATGGCTCCTCAAAAGAGCCCCGGCTGCCTCGGTCCGTGCCGAGGCCGGATCAACCGGCAGAATCGGCGGGGGCGGCCGGCCATACACCACCTCAAAGGGCGTAGCACGGAGGGCGGAGTGGtaagaggtgttgtagcagtactccgcccacgAGAGCCAGTCCACCCATGCGCGAGGGCGATCACCTGTaacacaacgcaaatacatggcaatcaccttgttaACGATCTCAGACTGGCCGTCTatctgagggtggaaagcggtactcaGGCGGAGCTTCATGCCCGCCAGTCGGAAGAGGTCGCGCCATACATGGCCCGTGAACACAGGATCCCGATCACTGACGATCGAAGAAGGGAACCCGTGGAGACGGACAATGCCATCGAAGAAGGCCCGCGCGACAGATGCCGCTGAATATGGATGGCCAAGGGCGATGAAATGagcatacttggagaagcggtcgaccaccgtgagaatgacggatttgccgcccaccttgggaaggccctcgatgaagtccatggagatgtCCGCCCAAACCTGAGACGGGACCTCCAAGGGTTGAAGCATACCAGCTGGTCGCAGTGTCTCCGTTTTGTTGCGCTGACACGTCACACAAGACCGTACCCAGTCACGGACCAGGGCACGATCACCTGGAATGTAGAAGTCGGCGCGGAGGCGATGGAGCGTCTTCTGCACGCCCTCATGGCCCGCCGAGTGGGCGAGACGCAGCACCTGCTGACGAAGATCGTCGTGTGCCGGAACAAAGATCCGGCGCCCGTGGAGAAGCAGGCCGTCGGCTAGACGCCACGGCTCCTCCAGCTCGCCCGCCGCCCGCTGCTGCTGCAGGAGGAGGGCATCTGCCGCGGTAGCGGTCGCCCGGCGGATGTCAGCGTAGAGGGCGAAGGAGGGCCCGATGATGATGCAGAAGGCAGCCCCTTCCGCCGCACTGTCGTCCACATCGGCGTCACGCCGAGATAGGGCGTCGGCGACGGTGTTGAGGCGACCCGGCCGGTACTCGATGGTGAAATCAAAGCCAAAGAGTTTACTGATCCACTGGTGTTGGGGAACCGTCGAGAGCCTCTGATCCAGCATGAACCTGAGGTTGTAGTGGTCCGTGCGGATCCGGAAGGACCGGCCCCAAAGATAGGGCCACCAATGGCGTACTGCCTGCACCAACCCAATGAGCTCACGCTCATACGCCGCCAATTTAAGATGGCGAGCAGCAAAGGGGCGGCTGAAGAAGGCGAggggtccatcgccctggtgcAGGACCGCACCAAACCCCGCACCGGAAGCATCGCAGTCGACGGTGAAGGGGAGGTCGAAGTCCGGCATCTGCAGTACAGGTCCtgtcgtgagggcccccttgagggcctcgaatgCTGAAGTGGCCTCTGCATCCCAAGAGAAGGCATCGCGACGGAGGAGACGCGTGAGCGGGGCCGCGATAAGGCCAAACTCCCGGAAGAACTTCCGGTAGTACCCAGCAAGACCAAGGAACCCGCGAAGAGCCCGCGGAGACTGCGGGATGGGCCAGGCGGCGACGgccgccaccttgtcggcgtccatgGCCACACCCTCGGCTGAGATGACGTGGCCGAGGTAAGCGACCGAAGGtgtcccgaacgagcacttcgagcgcttaagatgaagatgatgcgcccgaagctcgttgaagacgatggccaCATGCTGGAGGTGCTCTGCCCAAGAGGCActgtagataagaatgtcatcaaagaaaacgagcacaaaccgACGTAAGTAGGGCCGGAGGACATCATTCATCAAGGCCTGAAATGTCATCGGGGCGTTGGAGaggccaaagggcatcaccaagaactcgaagtggccgtgATGGGTCAGGAACgccgtcttggcgatgtcgtcgggaTGCATGCGCACCTGATGGTACCCCGATCGGAGGTCCAGTTTGGTGAAAAAGTGCGCCCCATGTAGCTCATCCAGGAGTTCAACGACCACCAGAATAGGAAACTTATCCTTAAGTGTGAGAGCATTAagggcgcggtagtcgatgcagaagcgccaAGTGTCGTCCGACTTACGTACGAGGAGGACCGGCGCCGTAAAGGGTGATGTAGAGATACGGATAATGCACGCGGCAAGCATGATGGCGCACTGCCGCTCCAACTCGTCCTTCTGCAACTGAGGGTACCGGTAGGGCCGTACTGCCACTGGAGCCGAGCCCGGCAGGAGATGAATACGGTGGTCGTAGACCCGGGCCGGCGGAAGGCCCTAGGGTTCCGCAAAAAGATCACCGTGCTGCTGCAGGAGGTGATCCAGCAGCGGATGCTCGGCCTCCGTGGTGGCCGTGGCTAGCTGGAGTGGGGGCGACGCCGGGGTGCCGccaacgccctcccaccggatGCGGCGGCCGAGGCGCCAGAAGGTCATCATCAGGGCGTCGAAGTCCCAAAGGATGGGACCGAGAGTCCGCAAAAAGTcgacgccgaggatgaagtcgaagcagcccaagtcgatGTCGGCACACgtgatggtgaagtgctcgtcGCCGATAGTAATGGGAACGTCTCGAGCGAGCCCATGGCATCGGAGGCAGTCGCCATTAGCGACGGTGACCCGCAGCTGCTCCCCTCCCGTCGGCTGTAGTGCAAGGCGCCGCATAGTAGCCTCCGGAAGGAAGTTATGTGTAGAGCCCGTGTCTAAGAGAGCCACCAGAGTCTCGCCGTGGATCGTGACCGGGATAAGCATAGTCCGCTCATTGCGGATGCCGGTCAACGCGTGGAGGGAGACGACAAGGGCCGTAGCCGGCGTGGGCGCGGGTGCCAGCGTGACCTCGGCGGCGGCTGGGTCGCCGAGTCCATCGTCGGTGGCAGCGTCCTCTGTCTCGTCGATTgtctccaagtagaagaggcgCGGGCAGACATGGCCCGGGGCATAGGGCGCATCACAGTTAAAGCACAGCCCCAGGCGGTGGCGCTCGAGCTGCTCGGCCTGCGATAGGCGCCGGAAGGGCCGCGTCGCGGCCGGAGTGGCCGTCGGTGAGGCGGCCGAAGAAGCTGGCGCGGCCGGCGGTGGTTGTGGAGGCACTCGGCTCCCCCGAGGTGGTGCGGGCCGTGTTAAGGCCTGGGCGCGCTGCTCGAATGCCCgagcgtagtacatggccgtctgcaGGTTCTGGGGTCCCTTCATCacgacgtccacgcggatgtggttGGGAAGGCCGTCGACGAAGAGCTCAGCCCGCTGTAGTGCCATCACCCCTGGTGCGTGACACGCCAGAGCCTGGAAGCGGTCGGGGAAATCCTGGACCGTGGAGGTGAAGGGTAGGCGGCCCAGCTCGGACAAGCGGCTGCCGCGCCGTGGTGGTCCAAAACGAAGGAAAACGATCCCAGggaggcatgccgccctcgtcctgctcgagggcgtagtaccatgtctgggcGGCACCCCGGAGGTGGTAGGACGCGAGCCAAGTGCGCTCGGACGCAGGTGTGCGCTGCCCCCGGAAGAACTGATCACACTGGTTTAACCAGTTAAGAGGGTCCTCCGAGCCATCATACGTGGCAAAGTCGATCCGGGGGAAGCGAGGTGGTGTCGGGGTCGATGCGCCAGTGCCCACCGGTTCGTCGATGCGAAGGGCCGAGGACGGCGCGCCGAACTGTAGCGTGGGCACCGCCGGGTCACCGGCCTCCGTGTAGACCGGCGGTGGCGACGTTCCGGTGAGCCAAGCCGGAATCGGAGAGGGCGACGGTGGAAACCGCACCTGCTGGATCGGAAGCCCCCCGGAAGGGCCCTGACTCAGGCCGGCGCTAGGCGGTGGAGACGGCGTGGGGGCCGGCGCAGCCGGCGCGGAGGGGGCCGGGGCAGACCAGACCGGCCACGGGGTTGGGGCGGACCAGTGTGGCCAGGGCCGGCGCTGGAGCGGCCGGCTGCTGTAGCGCCGGGTAGCCGCCGGCGAGCGCGGCGGGCACCGAGTACCACGGGAGCGCCGGCGGCCCGGAGGGCGCAGGCGGCGGGGGCGGCCCGTACGGGCTGGCCAGGAAGAGCCGGATGCCCTGGACCGCGACGACCAAGTCGTTGAGGACCACCGCCATGGCCTACAGGGTGTAGTGGGCCGGTAGGGTTGATGGCGATGGCGACGTAGCGGTGATGGGGACCGGTTGATGGCCGGTTGACGCGCCGGGGATGAGGTCCAGCGGCGCGGACGGGAGGACCAGCGACCCCGTGGCGAGGGGCGTTGACGCGGCGGTGGTGGTCACGGGCAGCGACGGCGATGGTGGTGAGGACATGGTCGAACCAGAGTTGGCTGATACCAAGGTGTTAGGAGTTAGGGTTCGGGCTCCTCTGGGTCGTAGGTGATAGGGAAAAGAGGGAGCTGGGAGTGGGCTAGAACGCGGCGGCCGGCGGCAAGGCGCCGTCCTTGCGGCTGGGTGGCGGCGGCGCAGGAGAGAGACGGCTAGGGttttagggttccggctcctctgggagccgggcaataggataGTCTTATTGCTTAATCCTCAAAATAGTCTTACAACTTGTATATATAACCATaatctgaaaataaactaagaTAACTTGGGCCTTAAGCCTGCCCAGTGGGCCCCCGACGGCCATAGACCTGGCCGGTCATAACACCAACATTAGTCTGAAGTATTTGTTTATCAAGCTGCAAATGCGTAGACTAAGCAAGACTCGACACCCGGTGCATTGCAGTATGCCACTCAATTTTTTAAAAATGTATTTAATTGTTATGCCACTCAAATTACTACAGAAATATATTGATCTGTGTCAATATGATCGATCGGCCAACCCATAGTGGACAACAGATTATGTCTGTACACCTTATTTTGCCTCTGATCTAGAGTTACCCACCAAAGCATGTCAGTGGAAAATAACAATAGCAAAACTCATGGATGGACCTACATGCCAATGGCTATCTTTCTTCTCGTTTGTAACTCACACTCTGAAAACTGAACACTGCAGGGGTTACCAATGGCTATCCTCCTTAAAGTCATGGTATCTCTGGAGAAAGGGTACCAATGAACACAAGCAAATCATGAGAGATGTATCAGCAATTGAAGCTAATCCATGAAAGGTTCACGGCTGCTTTGACAAGGCATCATATTACTTCATATACTTGCAATGTTCATTTTCAGGGTAGAACATTCAGGCCAACATTAGCCTGAAGTATCTGTTTATCAAGCTACAAAAGCATACACTAATCAAGACTCTGCAAACAGTGCGTTGCGGCATGCCACTCAAATAACTACAAAAAATATATTGATGCGTGTCAATATGATCAATTAGTCAATGCATACTGGACAACAGATTTATTTCTGCACACCTTATTTTGCCTCTGATCTAGAGTTACCCACCAAAGCATGTCAGCAGAAAATAACACTAGCAAAAGACCAATAAAGACCAGGTAATCAAACATTGCAATTCTGGGTCCGGCCCAATAAATAAAGGCATTAGACTGTTGTTTTTAAGAAAGAAAAACAGCATCGGAGTGTAATGTATAGGTATGATACACAGGTACAGGTCTCCGCTTGCCTCGCCTCCTGCCAAGCTAATTTGTAATAATTTAACTCCGAAAGCACCTAGCTGAGGTTTGACATTGCCAGCACCTAAGGATCTGCGACTACCCTAGCTGGACTGACGAAGCCACTCCTGAACTTCACTCATCATGTATCACGCTCGAGGAAACCTCAGAGGGTGTTGATTTGATCTCACTGCAGCAGCACCGAGGAACACCTACTCCTTGAGGTCTTCAAAGTATGATGCAGGGATCCCAACAGGAGGTAGCAATGCAGATACGCCCTTGAACTGTTCCAGAGATGATTGCACAGTTAGATCAACAGCAGAATCATGTAAGTGATCATATCTAAAATGGGACTGCTGATGCATGCTTACCCTGTGTTGCTTGTACTTGTCCCGAATCGCATTCCACGATTGCCCTTTCCTGCAGAGCTGCAGGTCATGTATGGCGGTAATGCAATCCTTCAGCTCGGATGCGCTGTACCCGGTTACTGATTGCAACTTCTTGCTCTGCAACCACGCAAAACAAAAATGAGATGCCATTTCAAAGCAGATAGTTCAGAAGCAGAGTCTTTGAATGACATGGAACTGTTCCATACCCAAGGGTTGGAGTCTGGATTAAGGGTCAGCCGTGCAACAAACACCGCTGAAGCTGCAACAGCTGATGGCAAGAACCGGACACAGCCATAATCCAAAAGGCTCAGCTCGGTGAGATAGCTCCCCATGAACTCCAGCAACAGGCTAGGATACTGCAGAAAAAAACATGAGTTGAGTGAGACAacaatgcacatgatgaacatCAACCAATTTAACAGCAGTATGGCTCAAAGGTAGTATGTATGAGAGTAGTGGGCCATTACCTTCTTCTCTTCTTGGCCAGATTTGATGAACATCCTGCAGATAGGGAAGGAAGCAAACAGAACAAGATTTAGGAACACATTCGTAGCAACAAACAGGGTTCACAACAGCAATTCAGAATAATTTGGTTTTTGATATACCTTAGGAAGGTCTTAGCGGTAGGATTGCCCATCTCAAACTTGAGATTGTTTAGTATATCCCTCTCCATCTTAACAAGCTGCACATGCCCACAAGAACCCAGATCAGCAATCTAAGCTAGCATCGACCAATTGCAAGATCTAACACAGATGAACcaagcaagcaagagaagaacACACACCTCCTGCTTCATGTAGGTGTTGTCAGTGATGTAGCAGAAGTCCTCCACGTTTGGGGGGCTGATCTCCTCGTACTTACTGGATCCACACAACGGATCTCAAGTCAGGCTAAATTCTTGGTTTAACTGAACATTCTGCATAGAAATGGGGACAAAACGGGGGCTTACGAGGCAATGAGCATGGCCGAGACGCCGAGGAGCTGCAGCTTCTGACGGTTGAGGGAGTTGGCCGAGAGGAAGCGGTCGATGTATGAGACGGTGAGGTAGAGCGTGTCGGAGACGAGCTTGTACTCCTCGGCGACCTCGACGAGCCAGTCGACGAGGATGCCGCGCATATTGGGGGTGACGTCCACCTGCACCCTCTCGATGTaatccgccgccggccgccgcttcGCCTGGACCTGTGACGCAGTCACACAGCTCGTCAGAACCCAGCAACGAGCGAGGAAATTGATTAAACCGATGTGACCGGGGAAGAACGGCGCGCACCTCCATGGATCGGAGGTAGGAGTAGATGTCGGACGCGTACGGAGCGCAGAGCTGCGGGTCGCCGGTCTCGTCGGCCGCGTCGGTCGCCGGCTTGGGCGCGGGGAGGGACTGGGACAGGGACGAGATGGACCTC from Triticum aestivum cultivar Chinese Spring chromosome 4A, IWGSC CS RefSeq v2.1, whole genome shotgun sequence harbors:
- the LOC123086844 gene encoding cyclin-A3-1; this encodes MADKENSAYAAAAAAAPRMTRASTKRAAAVTAVAVAAKRKRVALSEIPTLPNGAPQPHAKPKKPSSQVANPKKRSISSLSQSLPAPKPATDAADETGDPQLCAPYASDIYSYLRSMEVQAKRRPAADYIERVQVDVTPNMRGILVDWLVEVAEEYKLVSDTLYLTVSYIDRFLSANSLNRQKLQLLGVSAMLIASKYEEISPPNVEDFCYITDNTYMKQELVKMERDILNNLKFEMGNPTAKTFLRMFIKSGQEEKKYPSLLLEFMGSYLTELSLLDYGCVRFLPSAVAASAVFVARLTLNPDSNPWSKKLQSVTGYSASELKDCITAIHDLQLCRKGQSWNAIRDKYKQHRFKGVSALLPPVGIPASYFEDLKE